The following are from one region of the Streptomyces decoyicus genome:
- a CDS encoding MMPL family transporter, producing the protein MIRALTGYSTRHPWKVIALWAVLGVVLSALVPTLIARVTQHQTGDFLPRSYDSAAALQIAEEQFGVDPDATTVTVLVARSDGRALSAADQKRVEAEAAQLGQRRVIMPREDDGPKFLVPDRSQMPRIAPAMTAPDRSFELFSVQLTGNPSDKGVQGVYRAFRDAARTQFSEVGMRTGFTGGLADTVDTTDAHETAAKVGGALVMGFIVLLNVLVFRSALAALLPLLAVAMIGGVAMGTVAGAAMLAGRKLDASTPNLINVVLLGIGIDYLLFLLFRFREQLRNRPDQSAREAAEQVSGRVGTAITSAALTIVAAFATLGLATFGQFRSLGPAIAVAVLVMLLGSLTLLPALLAAAGRKMFWPSRTLRHKPSEGRAARFGALVTRRPLTMLTASVALLATLAAGLAGIRMDYGRDDSGDQTPAAATAAEISRALPAGVSDPTSVFVTATDGDTLTTARLDGLSHALTQVKGVGQVGRTILNKDRRAARLDLYPTADPQSQQARDLASGPIRDAIAQHTPAGTTAHVGGTAAIFADISTAVDRDLKIVFPVAAALIALILLLLLRSLLAPVALMLSVGLGFAATLGAATLLFQHGLGKPGVNFTLPLVLFLFVVALGTDYNILIADRIREEMQRPGPARAAVARAVRHTTPAIATAGLVLAGSFATLATTPGNEQIAFAMALGIMLSALVLSLVLVPALAALLGRSIWWPFHPRPTMGGHPQHQANAPAPEPDQVTAY; encoded by the coding sequence GTGATTCGCGCCCTGACCGGATACTCCACCAGACACCCGTGGAAGGTCATCGCCCTCTGGGCGGTCCTGGGTGTCGTACTGAGCGCCCTGGTGCCGACACTGATCGCCCGCGTCACCCAGCACCAGACCGGGGACTTCCTGCCCCGCAGCTACGATTCGGCCGCCGCGCTGCAGATCGCCGAGGAGCAGTTCGGGGTGGACCCCGACGCCACCACGGTGACGGTGCTGGTTGCCCGGTCCGACGGCAGGGCCCTCAGCGCCGCCGACCAGAAGCGGGTCGAGGCCGAGGCGGCGCAGCTGGGCCAACGCCGGGTGATCATGCCCAGGGAGGACGACGGCCCGAAGTTCCTGGTCCCGGACCGCTCCCAGATGCCCCGGATCGCCCCCGCGATGACGGCGCCCGACCGGAGCTTCGAACTGTTCTCCGTCCAACTGACCGGGAATCCCTCGGACAAGGGGGTCCAGGGCGTCTACCGGGCCTTCCGGGACGCTGCCCGGACGCAGTTCTCGGAGGTGGGGATGCGCACCGGTTTCACCGGGGGGCTCGCCGACACCGTCGACACCACCGATGCCCACGAGACCGCCGCGAAGGTCGGGGGCGCCCTCGTCATGGGGTTCATCGTCCTGCTCAACGTGCTGGTGTTCCGAAGTGCGCTGGCGGCCCTGCTGCCGCTGCTCGCGGTCGCCATGATCGGCGGCGTGGCGATGGGCACCGTCGCGGGTGCCGCGATGCTGGCCGGGCGCAAGCTCGACGCGAGCACCCCGAACCTGATCAACGTGGTCCTGCTCGGCATCGGCATCGACTACCTGCTGTTCCTCTTGTTCCGCTTCCGCGAGCAACTGCGCAACCGGCCCGACCAGTCCGCCCGTGAGGCGGCCGAGCAGGTCTCCGGCCGGGTGGGTACCGCGATCACCTCGGCGGCGCTGACCATCGTGGCCGCGTTCGCCACGCTGGGCCTCGCGACCTTCGGGCAGTTCCGCTCGCTGGGCCCCGCGATCGCCGTCGCAGTACTGGTGATGCTGCTCGGCAGCCTCACCCTGTTGCCGGCGCTCCTCGCGGCCGCCGGACGCAAGATGTTCTGGCCCTCCCGAACCCTGCGTCACAAGCCGAGCGAGGGGCGTGCCGCCCGCTTCGGCGCGCTGGTCACGCGACGACCGCTGACGATGCTGACGGCCTCCGTCGCCCTGCTTGCCACGCTGGCCGCCGGGTTGGCCGGCATCCGCATGGACTACGGACGGGACGATTCCGGCGACCAGACGCCCGCCGCGGCCACTGCGGCCGAGATCTCCCGCGCGCTGCCGGCCGGAGTGTCGGACCCGACGAGCGTCTTCGTCACCGCCACGGACGGCGACACCCTCACCACCGCCCGGCTCGACGGCCTTTCCCATGCACTCACCCAGGTCAAGGGCGTGGGCCAGGTGGGGCGGACCATCCTGAACAAGGACCGTCGTGCCGCCCGGCTCGACCTTTACCCGACCGCGGACCCGCAGAGCCAGCAGGCCCGCGACCTGGCCTCCGGACCGATCCGGGACGCGATCGCCCAGCACACGCCCGCCGGGACGACGGCACACGTGGGCGGAACGGCGGCGATCTTCGCCGACATCTCCACCGCCGTCGACCGCGACCTGAAGATCGTGTTCCCGGTCGCAGCCGCGCTGATCGCGCTGATCCTCCTGCTGCTCCTGCGCAGCCTGCTCGCACCGGTGGCCCTGATGCTCTCCGTCGGACTCGGCTTCGCCGCCACCCTCGGCGCCGCCACCCTGCTGTTCCAGCACGGCCTCGGCAAGCCGGGCGTCAACTTCACCCTCCCACTGGTGCTGTTCCTGTTCGTCGTGGCCCTGGGCACCGACTACAACATCCTGATCGCCGACCGAATCCGGGAGGAGATGCAGCGACCAGGCCCGGCCCGCGCCGCCGTTGCCCGCGCGGTACGGCACACGACACCGGCCATTGCGACGGCCGGCCTGGTCCTTGCCGGCTCCTTCGCCACGCTCGCCACGACCCCGGGAAACGAACAAATCGCCTTCGCGATGGCGCTCGGCATCATGCTCTCCGCACTCGTCCTTTCGCTGGTGCTGGTCCCCGCCCTTGCCGCACTCCTCGGCCGGAGCATCTGGTGGCCGTTCCACCCGAGGCCCACCATGGGCGGCCACCCACAACACCAAGCGAACGCACCCGCCCCGGAGCCCGACCAGGTCACGGCATACTGA
- a CDS encoding sensor histidine kinase, which produces MPRSRHIGPNGDQESVDIEPNSDQEPVDIGPDDDQELVDIDSAEPPWTRNDALVTGGACALNLLSYAFFNDPNGQHTVSVAGFLLVAVAAMPLLARRRHPVAALAAALALDATAALTVGLPSHFGAVLVVALYSVARVCPGRVTAVAATATVSLTLLSQSNGRIPPWQEAITPPLTTLIVVGTALAINRWQQEVAANRRLLADRAVADERRRIARELHDIVAHHITTMQLMAGGARANLAQPEVVQDALITLESSGRLALREMRQLLDVLRAGDEPEAAPSLPQPGIDDLDRLVAESRRAGVPTEFSVRGPQRPLPPTVGLTVFRIAQEALTNTRKYAGDARASVQLTYHQDRVTIEVRDDGGGTPPQEGASAVGSGGYGLIGMRERVALHGGTLTVGPQADGGFAVMAELPLTTDETAEATVQHEGARR; this is translated from the coding sequence ATGCCCAGGAGCCGACACATCGGGCCCAACGGTGACCAGGAGTCGGTGGACATCGAGCCCAACAGTGACCAGGAGCCGGTGGACATCGGGCCTGACGATGACCAGGAGTTGGTGGACATCGACAGCGCCGAGCCACCATGGACCCGTAACGACGCACTCGTGACCGGCGGCGCCTGCGCGCTGAACCTGCTCAGCTATGCGTTCTTCAACGACCCCAACGGGCAGCACACCGTGAGCGTGGCAGGGTTCCTCCTCGTCGCGGTGGCGGCCATGCCGCTGCTGGCCCGGCGCCGCCACCCGGTGGCGGCGCTCGCCGCCGCACTGGCACTCGATGCGACAGCCGCCCTGACCGTGGGGCTGCCCAGCCACTTCGGTGCCGTCCTGGTGGTCGCCCTGTACTCGGTCGCCAGGGTCTGCCCCGGTCGGGTGACGGCGGTCGCAGCCACCGCGACGGTGTCGCTGACGCTGCTGAGCCAGAGCAACGGCCGGATTCCGCCCTGGCAGGAGGCCATCACCCCGCCCCTCACCACCCTGATCGTCGTCGGCACCGCCCTGGCGATCAACCGCTGGCAGCAGGAGGTGGCGGCCAACCGCAGACTCCTCGCCGACCGCGCGGTGGCCGACGAACGCCGCCGCATCGCACGGGAGTTGCACGACATCGTGGCCCACCACATCACCACCATGCAGCTGATGGCCGGCGGAGCCCGGGCCAACCTCGCCCAACCGGAGGTGGTCCAAGACGCCCTGATCACCCTGGAGTCCTCCGGGCGGCTCGCGCTGCGCGAGATGCGCCAGCTCCTCGACGTACTGCGGGCCGGCGACGAACCGGAGGCCGCGCCGTCGCTGCCCCAGCCGGGCATCGACGACCTCGACCGCCTGGTCGCCGAGTCCCGCCGCGCCGGAGTGCCGACCGAGTTCAGCGTTCGCGGGCCGCAGCGCCCGCTGCCGCCGACCGTCGGCCTCACGGTCTTCCGGATCGCGCAGGAGGCCCTCACCAACACCCGCAAGTACGCGGGGGACGCCCGCGCGTCCGTACAGCTGACGTACCACCAGGACCGGGTCACCATCGAGGTGCGGGACGACGGCGGGGGCACACCACCGCAGGAGGGGGCGTCGGCGGTGGGCTCAGGCGGATACGGCCTGATCGGCATGCGCGAGCGCGTCGCCCTGCACGGCGGCACCCTCACCGTCGGCCCGCAGGCCGACGGGGGGTTCGCCGTGATGGCCGAGCTACCACTGACCACGGACGAGACGGCCGAGGCCACCGTCCAGCACGAGGGAGCGCGTCGATGA
- a CDS encoding response regulator transcription factor — protein MTGTGPTPPRIRVLIADDQPLVRRGLSLILSPDPSLEVVGEAENGAQAVTLARQLCPDVVVMDIRMPVLDGVGATGELAATVPDCRVLALSTFDLDEYVVGALRAGAYGFLPKDSSPEDLGAAIRTVHAGEAAVAPRLLTRLISTYVRAPHGAPPPPTGLGELTPREVEVWHLMATGLDNTEISRALDISLSTVKNYITSIFDKLAVRDRAQAVIAAYESGLVTARPAAGDPPGHGHSETTPPRPRPRSSRRETRPRPQF, from the coding sequence ATGACCGGAACCGGCCCGACCCCACCGAGGATCAGGGTGCTCATCGCGGACGACCAGCCGCTGGTCCGGCGCGGCCTGTCGCTGATCCTCTCCCCCGACCCGTCCCTCGAAGTGGTGGGAGAGGCCGAGAACGGCGCGCAGGCCGTCACCCTCGCCCGCCAACTGTGCCCCGACGTCGTGGTGATGGACATCCGGATGCCCGTCCTCGACGGAGTCGGCGCGACCGGGGAACTCGCCGCCACCGTGCCCGACTGCCGGGTCCTGGCCCTCAGTACCTTCGACCTCGACGAGTACGTCGTGGGCGCCCTGCGCGCCGGAGCGTACGGGTTTCTGCCCAAGGACAGCTCCCCGGAGGACCTGGGCGCGGCGATCCGCACCGTCCACGCCGGCGAGGCCGCCGTCGCGCCACGCCTGCTCACCCGGTTGATCTCCACCTACGTACGGGCACCCCACGGTGCGCCGCCGCCCCCTACCGGCCTGGGTGAACTCACCCCCCGCGAGGTCGAAGTGTGGCATCTGATGGCCACCGGCCTCGACAACACCGAGATCTCCCGCGCCCTGGACATCAGCCTCTCCACGGTCAAGAACTACATCACCAGCATCTTCGACAAGCTCGCCGTCCGCGACCGCGCCCAGGCGGTCATCGCAGCCTACGAATCGGGCCTGGTCACTGCCCGCCCGGCAGCCGGGGATCCACCCGGCCACGGGCACAGCGAAACAACACCCCCTCGCCCTAGACCCAGATCGTCACGGCGCGAGACGAGACCCCGACCCCAGTTCTGA
- a CDS encoding RNHCP domain-containing protein has translation MRLSRRPPAVAEVHPGAGAVARLRVEDPFDSLRSSTISRTIENTGFTCGNCGKAVAAPTNGSYRNHCPHCLHSLHVDVSPGDRANDCRALMRPVAVEHSAKGYMIVHQCTGCGTRGRNPMADDPHQGDDLDTVIAVMHQAIGRHEAGHTNRRRTLL, from the coding sequence GTGCGCCTCTCGCGCCGCCCGCCCGCCGTCGCTGAGGTTCACCCAGGTGCGGGGGCGGTTGCGCGCCTCCGAGTTGAAGACCCCTTCGACTCGCTGAGGAGCAGCACCATCAGCAGAACAATCGAAAACACCGGCTTCACCTGCGGAAACTGCGGGAAGGCAGTCGCGGCGCCGACCAACGGAAGCTACCGCAACCACTGCCCGCACTGCCTGCACTCGCTGCACGTGGACGTCTCGCCCGGAGACCGTGCCAACGACTGTCGTGCGCTGATGCGCCCGGTGGCCGTCGAGCACTCCGCCAAGGGCTACATGATCGTCCACCAATGCACCGGTTGCGGCACCCGCGGCCGCAACCCCATGGCCGACGACCCGCACCAAGGCGACGACCTCGACACCGTCATCGCAGTGATGCACCAGGCCATCGGCCGGCACGAAGCCGGACACACAAACCGGCGCCGGACACTCCTCTGA
- a CDS encoding FAD-dependent oxidoreductase codes for MTTYVTIIGAGLGGLTLARVLHVHGIPATVYEAEPSPTARPQGGMLDIHDYNGQLALESADLMDEFRGLILEGRQAMRVLDPDGTVLFDQADDGTGGRPEVQRGELRQILLDSLPAGAVRWGHKVSSTRTLGEGRHQVTFADGSTVVTSLLVGADGAWSRARPLLSTATPEYVGKSVVETYLFDADTRHPAAAKTVGGGSMIALTPGREMFAHRERGDTLHAYVGLSEPQDWFAAIDFADAAVASARIAQEFDGWAPELTALITDSDTAPTLRPLYALPTGHRWDRVPGVTLLGDAAHLSAPNGEGANLAMLDGAELGKALAAHPDDIEAALTEYEQAMFPRSAETATFEGAEAHGADADNHTAHDLITAFTRHEQSP; via the coding sequence ATGACCACCTACGTCACGATCATCGGCGCCGGGCTCGGCGGCCTCACGCTCGCCCGCGTCCTGCACGTCCACGGAATACCGGCCACGGTCTACGAGGCGGAGCCCTCCCCGACTGCGCGTCCGCAGGGCGGGATGCTCGACATCCACGACTACAACGGCCAACTCGCCCTCGAATCAGCTGACTTGATGGACGAGTTCCGCGGCCTCATCCTGGAGGGCCGCCAGGCAATGCGAGTCCTCGACCCGGACGGAACCGTCCTGTTCGACCAAGCCGACGACGGCACAGGTGGACGCCCGGAGGTGCAGCGCGGCGAGCTGCGACAGATCCTGCTCGACTCGCTCCCGGCCGGCGCCGTCCGGTGGGGGCACAAGGTCAGCAGCACCCGTACCCTCGGCGAGGGCCGCCACCAGGTGACGTTCGCCGACGGCAGCACCGTCGTCACCAGCCTGCTGGTCGGCGCGGACGGCGCGTGGTCACGGGCCCGGCCGCTGCTCTCCACCGCCACACCCGAGTACGTCGGCAAGTCGGTCGTCGAGACCTACCTGTTCGACGCCGACACCCGGCACCCGGCCGCCGCAAAAACGGTCGGCGGCGGGTCGATGATCGCGCTCACGCCGGGCAGGGAGATGTTCGCTCACCGGGAAAGGGGTGACACTCTGCACGCCTACGTGGGGTTGTCCGAGCCGCAGGACTGGTTCGCCGCCATCGATTTCGCCGATGCCGCCGTGGCCAGCGCGCGGATCGCGCAGGAATTCGACGGCTGGGCGCCGGAGCTCACCGCGCTGATCACCGACAGCGACACCGCGCCGACCCTGCGCCCCCTCTACGCTCTGCCGACCGGGCACCGGTGGGACCGGGTGCCTGGGGTGACCCTCCTCGGCGACGCCGCCCACCTCTCGGCCCCGAACGGCGAAGGCGCCAACCTGGCCATGCTCGACGGCGCCGAACTCGGCAAGGCCCTCGCCGCGCACCCCGACGACATCGAAGCCGCGCTCACCGAATACGAGCAGGCCATGTTCCCCCGCAGCGCCGAGACTGCCACCTTTGAAGGCGCCGAGGCCCACGGAGCCGATGCCGACAACCACACAGCCCACGACCTGATCACCGCGTTCACCCGGCACGAGCAGTCCCCATAA